One Archangium lipolyticum genomic window carries:
- a CDS encoding response regulator, with the protein MEQLQGTVLVVDDSPMFRRMLSDMLASLGCTRVKEAFGGRAALELITQERPALVCLDLTLPDLSGYEVCEQIRATPGLEDLPVLMISARTTAMDRAQAEEAGASGYLIKPFTPDELRQQVERVLAAHPRKEA; encoded by the coding sequence ATGGAGCAGCTGCAAGGGACGGTGCTGGTCGTCGACGACTCGCCGATGTTCCGACGGATGTTGAGCGACATGCTGGCGTCCCTGGGTTGCACGCGCGTCAAGGAGGCCTTCGGTGGCCGCGCGGCGCTGGAGCTCATCACCCAGGAGCGTCCGGCCCTGGTGTGCCTGGACCTGACGCTGCCGGACCTGTCCGGCTACGAGGTGTGCGAGCAGATCCGCGCCACGCCCGGCCTGGAGGACCTGCCGGTGCTGATGATCTCCGCGCGCACCACGGCGATGGACCGCGCCCAGGCCGAGGAGGCGGGGGCGAGCGGCTACCTCATCAAACCCTTCACGCCCGACGAGCTCCGCCAGCAGGTGGAGCGGGTGCTGGCCGCGCACCCCAGGAAGGAGGCGTAG
- a CDS encoding oligosaccharide flippase family protein: protein MTGGSLCRSLLAAISVEVPVIETPQTSAAAAPVAQSAPVDAPSPLRNALKLGGSLLVTYVIGFGLQVLVPRLLGPESFGQYNWANGTSAAFFILSALGLDVYIRKEVAVRREHASEFFAGTLLLQVVLALVLLGAMWVALRGEGKPPEVLTLVLLLGVYQFFFRLNAILAAVLHAHEKVDGLSVAHVLMKCIWGFGLGLALLMRAPLPWLAAPFIGAEIFKAVFLFHLTRKHAGLRLNLDVRATAGALVAALPFFINEAALATNGRVDVMVLGLVANTTEVGYYGAVWGIAGLTMLLSPILGWVVLPMMSRAAATSQEEFTRILRRGLEGLVSLSVPVTLALALGAETWVQLLIGERYLPAAPVLRLLAPIFVLTYVATVCGSWLMADNRPWTVTRTSILAAGLNLGLNLLLIRPFLAWRGLTGGASATALSLAICEIVVTCILVSAIGQRAWDARSKAVLGKTVGVCAAVTAVHLLLGQLGLDSSTLLRGLARLVVDGLLYVFLILLTGAVRKDEVLGVVRMVRNRRKPQASTEPPPSEARAA, encoded by the coding sequence TTGACGGGGGGAAGCCTCTGTCGTTCACTGCTGGCGGCCATTTCCGTCGAGGTACCCGTCATCGAAACGCCCCAGACCAGCGCGGCGGCCGCACCCGTGGCCCAGTCCGCACCGGTGGACGCCCCCAGCCCACTGCGCAACGCCCTGAAGCTGGGCGGGTCGCTGCTGGTGACGTACGTCATCGGGTTCGGTCTGCAGGTGCTGGTGCCGCGGCTGCTGGGTCCGGAGAGCTTCGGCCAGTACAACTGGGCCAACGGCACCTCCGCCGCGTTCTTCATCCTCAGCGCGCTGGGCCTGGACGTCTACATCCGCAAGGAGGTGGCCGTCCGGCGCGAGCACGCCAGCGAGTTCTTCGCCGGCACGCTCCTCCTGCAGGTGGTGCTGGCGTTGGTGCTCCTCGGGGCCATGTGGGTGGCGCTGCGCGGCGAGGGCAAGCCGCCCGAGGTGCTGACGCTGGTGCTGCTGCTGGGCGTCTACCAGTTCTTCTTCCGCCTCAACGCCATCCTCGCCGCCGTCCTGCACGCCCATGAGAAGGTGGATGGGCTGTCGGTGGCCCACGTCCTGATGAAGTGCATCTGGGGCTTCGGGCTGGGGCTGGCGCTGCTCATGCGCGCGCCGCTGCCGTGGCTGGCCGCTCCCTTCATCGGCGCGGAAATCTTCAAGGCCGTCTTCCTCTTCCACCTCACGCGCAAGCACGCGGGGCTGCGGCTGAACCTGGACGTGCGCGCCACCGCCGGAGCGCTGGTGGCCGCCCTGCCCTTCTTCATCAACGAGGCGGCGCTGGCCACCAATGGCCGCGTGGACGTCATGGTGCTGGGCCTGGTCGCCAACACCACCGAGGTGGGCTACTACGGCGCCGTCTGGGGCATCGCGGGCCTGACGATGTTGCTCTCGCCCATCCTCGGCTGGGTGGTGCTGCCGATGATGTCGCGCGCGGCGGCCACCTCGCAGGAGGAGTTCACCCGCATCCTCCGCCGGGGGCTGGAGGGCCTCGTCTCTCTGTCGGTGCCCGTGACGCTGGCGCTCGCGCTGGGCGCGGAGACGTGGGTGCAACTGCTGATTGGCGAGCGCTACCTGCCGGCCGCGCCGGTGCTGCGGCTGCTCGCGCCCATCTTCGTGCTCACCTACGTGGCCACCGTGTGCGGCAGCTGGCTCATGGCGGACAACCGCCCCTGGACGGTGACGCGCACCTCCATCCTGGCCGCGGGGCTCAACCTGGGGCTCAACCTGCTGCTCATCCGCCCCTTCCTCGCGTGGCGGGGGCTCACGGGCGGCGCGAGCGCCACCGCCCTCTCGCTGGCCATCTGCGAGATCGTCGTCACCTGCATCCTCGTGTCCGCCATCGGCCAGCGTGCGTGGGATGCGCGCTCCAAGGCCGTGCTGGGCAAGACGGTCGGGGTGTGCGCCGCCGTCACCGCCGTGCACCTGCTGCTGGGCCAGCTGGGGCTGGACTCGAGCACCCTGCTCCGGGGCCTGGCCCGCCTGGTGGTGGACGGCCTGCTCTACGTGTTCCTCATCCTCCTCACCGGCGCGGTGCGCAAGGACGAGGTGCTCGGGGTGGTGCGCATGGTACGCAACCGCCGCAAGCCCCAGGCCTCCACCGAGCCGCCTCCCTCCGAGGCCCGCGCCGCATGA
- the epsU gene encoding exopolysaccharide biosynthesis GT2 family glycosyltransferase EpsU has translation MLLELLLVLLALPVLAASGYLLLLTLLSGNKEAPPRVAPRLKFDIIIPAHNEEAGIARTVANLSRVDWPVELRRVLVVADNCSDATADRAREAGATVLVRHDKELRGKGYALQYAFERSLKDGFADAVVVVDADTEVTDNLLHAFAARLEAGAQAVQAHYGVLNPHASWRTKLMAISMALFHKVRSLGRERLGVSCGLRGNGMCFTHAIIRQVPHEAFSIVEDLEYGIRLGQAGQRVHYAWEAEALGEMVSSEKAARSQRRRWEGGRMAMMRKFGVPLLAEGLRKGDKVLVDLAMDLLVPPLSWVVLGSGAVTVGSAVLAWWRGAVGPSALVAAASVLALVLYVMRGWWVSGMGLSGLAALARAPFYVAWKLWLMLSRPEEKKGEWVRTAREGQKP, from the coding sequence ATGCTGCTCGAACTGCTGCTCGTCCTCCTGGCCCTGCCGGTGCTCGCCGCCTCGGGCTACCTCTTGCTGCTCACGCTCCTGTCGGGGAACAAGGAGGCGCCGCCGCGCGTGGCGCCCCGCCTCAAGTTCGACATCATCATCCCCGCCCACAACGAGGAGGCGGGCATCGCCCGCACGGTGGCCAACCTCTCGCGGGTGGACTGGCCGGTGGAGCTGCGGCGCGTCCTCGTTGTGGCCGACAACTGCTCGGACGCCACGGCGGACCGGGCGCGCGAGGCCGGCGCCACGGTGCTGGTGCGGCACGACAAGGAGCTGCGCGGCAAGGGCTACGCCCTGCAGTACGCCTTCGAGCGGAGCCTGAAGGACGGCTTCGCCGACGCGGTGGTGGTGGTGGACGCGGACACCGAGGTGACGGACAACCTGCTGCACGCCTTCGCGGCACGGCTGGAGGCCGGTGCCCAGGCGGTGCAGGCGCACTACGGCGTGCTCAACCCGCATGCCTCGTGGCGCACGAAGCTGATGGCCATCTCCATGGCCCTCTTCCACAAGGTGCGCTCGCTGGGCCGTGAGCGGCTGGGCGTCTCGTGCGGCCTGCGCGGCAACGGCATGTGCTTCACCCACGCCATCATCCGCCAGGTGCCCCACGAAGCCTTCTCCATCGTGGAGGACCTGGAGTACGGCATCCGCCTGGGGCAGGCCGGCCAGCGCGTGCACTACGCATGGGAGGCCGAGGCGCTGGGCGAGATGGTGTCCAGCGAGAAGGCCGCGCGCTCGCAGCGCCGCCGCTGGGAGGGTGGACGCATGGCGATGATGCGCAAGTTCGGCGTGCCGCTGCTGGCCGAGGGCCTGCGCAAGGGCGACAAGGTGCTGGTGGACCTGGCGATGGACCTGCTGGTGCCGCCGCTGAGCTGGGTGGTGCTGGGCTCGGGCGCGGTGACGGTGGGCTCGGCGGTGCTGGCCTGGTGGCGGGGCGCCGTGGGACCGTCCGCGCTCGTGGCGGCGGCCAGCGTGCTGGCGCTCGTGCTGTACGTGATGCGCGGCTGGTGGGTGTCCGGCATGGGCCTTTCGGGACTGGCGGCCCTCGCCCGGGCGCCCTTCTACGTGGCCTGGAAGCTGTGGCTGATGCTCAGCCGCCCCGAGGAGAAGAAGGGCGAGTGGGTGCGCACGGCACGAGAGGGACAGAAGCCCTGA
- a CDS encoding polysaccharide biosynthesis/export family protein — protein sequence MSRNLLRSYRWPLLASLLLLSACYQPGRFVWVDDYREPPPTKQEESYVITKGDVLSVNVWNQGQISSRLRVRDDGRISLPLINDVDAAGQTPPALARVVEQKLKDLVNNPVVTVMVDEPQPIKIAVLGEVRNPGKKLLESGSGLLQALSEAGGFTDYARDDAIYVLRKDPGYQTPVRIRFTWPSLTRNEGTASVFRLKTGDVVVVE from the coding sequence ATGAGCCGAAACCTCCTCCGCTCCTACCGCTGGCCCCTGCTGGCCTCGCTCCTGCTGCTGTCCGCCTGCTATCAGCCGGGCCGCTTCGTCTGGGTGGACGACTACCGCGAGCCCCCTCCCACCAAGCAGGAGGAGAGCTACGTCATCACCAAGGGCGACGTCCTCAGCGTCAACGTGTGGAACCAGGGGCAGATCTCCTCGCGCCTGCGCGTGCGCGACGATGGCCGCATCAGCCTGCCGCTCATCAACGACGTGGACGCCGCGGGGCAGACGCCGCCCGCGCTCGCCCGCGTGGTGGAGCAGAAGCTCAAGGACCTGGTGAACAACCCCGTCGTCACCGTCATGGTGGACGAGCCCCAGCCCATCAAGATCGCCGTGCTGGGCGAGGTGCGCAACCCGGGCAAGAAGCTGCTCGAGTCGGGCTCCGGGCTGCTGCAGGCGCTCTCGGAGGCCGGCGGCTTCACCGACTACGCGCGCGACGATGCCATCTACGTGCTGCGCAAGGACCCCGGCTACCAGACGCCGGTGCGTATCCGTTTCACCTGGCCCTCCCTCACCCGCAACGAGGGCACGGCCTCCGTCTTCCGTCTGAAGACGGGTGACGTCGTGGTGGTGGAGTAG
- a CDS encoding GumC family protein has protein sequence MAQTHDELPEVEKAQAQIFDWEALRDYLGYVKNAILRHKLLALCTFIVTAALGLALAKFLPRSYYSESSLLPKRASTIAALVNPDRIPALDPDPPNPLRPPGEVDSVTRSAAQAVMRRENLVALIKRVNLLDRWEATRAPLLRFKDTVMHLLSGRPTEDIKLDAMVGMMEKALMVSTEDGKVTIGITWPDPQLAADLVEAAQQSFLEARQREDLASINDALDILEMHEKQATENYKKAFSEFEKVFAQIMIERRRAIGDPRVGGFNMDQHLAEMRFLIRAKRRAISDAEEQHSRRLEQLNAELVAQRKMYGESHPTIVELQQRISGLRAQVSPQTTALQTEERELTREYERYGGGSVPFPDEPMPDPYGLERVLMGILPAVSENPKAAVSLDEVRSRTIMLQQLRKRIDSAKLERDISQASFKYRYTLLTPAEFPRTPVKPNAKLIAIGGIVAGLILGLFAAIARDVLSGQLLQAWQVKRGLGLPVLAELEQPPMESQSQ, from the coding sequence ATGGCTCAAACCCACGACGAGCTTCCCGAGGTGGAGAAGGCGCAGGCGCAGATCTTCGACTGGGAGGCGCTGCGCGACTACCTGGGCTACGTGAAGAACGCCATCCTGCGCCACAAGCTGCTGGCGCTGTGCACGTTCATCGTGACGGCGGCGCTGGGGCTGGCGCTGGCCAAGTTCCTGCCGCGCAGCTACTACTCGGAGTCCTCGCTGCTGCCCAAGCGCGCCTCCACCATCGCCGCGCTGGTCAACCCGGACCGGATTCCGGCGTTGGACCCGGACCCGCCCAACCCCCTGCGCCCGCCGGGCGAGGTGGACTCGGTGACGCGCTCGGCCGCCCAGGCGGTGATGCGGCGCGAGAACCTGGTGGCCCTCATCAAGCGGGTCAACCTGCTGGACCGCTGGGAGGCCACGCGCGCCCCGCTGCTGCGCTTCAAGGACACGGTGATGCACCTGCTCTCCGGGCGCCCCACCGAGGACATCAAGCTGGATGCCATGGTGGGCATGATGGAGAAGGCGCTCATGGTGAGCACCGAGGACGGCAAGGTCACCATCGGCATCACCTGGCCCGACCCCCAGCTGGCCGCGGACCTGGTGGAGGCCGCGCAGCAGAGCTTCCTCGAGGCCCGCCAGCGTGAGGACCTGGCCAGCATCAACGACGCGCTCGACATCCTCGAGATGCACGAGAAGCAGGCCACCGAGAACTACAAGAAGGCCTTCAGCGAGTTCGAGAAGGTCTTCGCGCAAATCATGATCGAACGCCGCCGCGCGATTGGAGATCCGCGCGTGGGTGGCTTCAACATGGACCAGCACCTGGCGGAGATGCGCTTCCTCATCCGCGCCAAGCGCCGCGCCATCTCGGACGCCGAGGAGCAGCACAGCCGGCGCCTGGAGCAGCTCAACGCGGAGCTGGTGGCGCAGCGCAAGATGTACGGGGAGAGCCACCCCACCATCGTGGAGTTGCAGCAGCGCATCTCCGGGCTGCGGGCGCAGGTGTCGCCGCAGACGACGGCGCTGCAGACCGAGGAGCGGGAGCTGACGCGGGAGTACGAGCGCTATGGCGGCGGCTCGGTGCCCTTCCCCGACGAGCCCATGCCGGACCCGTATGGCCTGGAGCGCGTGCTGATGGGCATCCTCCCGGCGGTGTCGGAGAACCCCAAGGCGGCGGTGTCGCTGGACGAGGTGCGCTCGCGCACCATCATGCTGCAGCAGCTGCGCAAGCGCATCGACTCGGCCAAGCTGGAGCGCGACATCTCCCAGGCCTCGTTCAAGTACCGCTACACGCTGCTCACCCCGGCCGAGTTCCCCCGCACGCCGGTGAAGCCCAACGCGAAGCTCATCGCCATTGGCGGCATCGTGGCGGGCCTCATCCTGGGCCTCTTCGCGGCCATCGCGCGTGACGTGCTCAGCGGCCAGCTGTTGCAGGCCTGGCAGGTCAAGCGGGGGCTCGGACTGCCCGTGCTGGCCGAGCTGGAGCAGCCGCCCATGGAGTCGCAGTCCCAATAG